A region of the Puniceicoccaceae bacterium genome:
AGATTCAGGACTAGGGTTTGGCAGACAGGGTCAGCTTGCTACATTCATCGGCAGCTTTCTCCGAAAATTAACCCTATCTCCGGACTCCCATTCATGAAGTCAGTGGACCTGATTGAAGAAATTCGAGAATTCTGCAACGAAAGGGATTGGCGACAGTTCCACAATCCCAAGGATCTCGCCATCGCACTCTCCATCGAAAGTGCCGAACTCCTTGAACTTTTCCTTTGGAAGGACGCGAAGGAAACCCAATCGGTCTGCACCCAAAAAAGGGATGCCATCGAAGCAGAAGTTGCTGACATTGCCATCTATCTGCTCGATCTGGTCGACGTGATGGGACTCGATCTTGAAACCATCATCCGGCGCAAACTTGAGCACAACCGGAAAAAATACCCTGTATCCCTTTCCAAAGGAAAAAACCTGAAATACGACGAGCTTGAGAGCTGACGTAGTTCAGGTTTTTTGGATTGGAAAAAGCGGGGTCTCCGAGATGCCGTCGTTAGGTTCTTAACCCGGTCCTCACTAGGTGGGGCTTTCTTCTCCGTTCGCAATTATCCGGTTTACGGCTCAACATTGAACAGAGAAGGGCCAGCCCCGGGTATTCATAACATAGGAAAAGAAACCTGTGTAATCCGAACACCTCAGGGACCCCAAAAAAAGAACGTGAGAGTCGTCGATCAGATTGCGTGCTCCGAGTCGATGTCACGGAAATCCTCTCCCAGTTCGGCACCCAGCGTATCGATCTTGAGATGACGATACTGCGGAAGTCCGGTTCCGGCAGGGATCAGGTTCCCCATGATGACATTCTCCTTGAAGCCCTTGAGTCGATCGATCTTACCCAACGTCGAGGCATCGGTGAGCACCCGTGTTGTTTCCTGGAAGGAAGCGGCCGAGATGAAACTTTCGGTCTCAATCGAAGCCTTGGTGATTCCGAGCAGCAACGGTTCAGCTTCGGCGGGTTTACCCCCCGCTTCCACAATGGCCTCATTGATGTCCATGAACTCATAGCGG
Encoded here:
- a CDS encoding nucleotide pyrophosphohydrolase produces the protein MKSVDLIEEIREFCNERDWRQFHNPKDLAIALSIESAELLELFLWKDAKETQSVCTQKRDAIEAEVADIAIYLLDLVDVMGLDLETIIRRKLEHNRKKYPVSLSKGKNLKYDELES